A region of Bacillus rossius redtenbacheri isolate Brsri chromosome 2, Brsri_v3, whole genome shotgun sequence DNA encodes the following proteins:
- the LOC134529954 gene encoding uncharacterized protein LOC134529954 — MRNYKRKTDKGKYSIDMLEKAAEVVREGRSVRHAAKTYNICHVTLGRYIKKKNKRLNAVDINFREEWKPLAGYYGNRQVFTPLQEIALVSYIKTCSDIYFGLTPRDVRHLAFLCGKKYNVPMPNTWSDKELAGADWLSSFLKRHPDLSIRTPEATSLGRASSFNRANVSKFFDKLSEVYDRHSFTANDIWNVDETGVTTVQNPSKIVARKGVKQIGAMTSSERGQLVTLTVAVNAAGNAIPPMFIFPRVRYYDHFIRDGPTGCIGAANKSGWTTEVEFLLFLKHFVSCIRSSPEKPILLLLDNHQSHLAPDCLDFAKENGIVMLSFPPHCTHRLQPLDRSAFAPLKKQINTAMDAWLRNNKTPESTVKPMSIYDIPSILKIAFPTATTPRNIQQGFEKCGIHPYNREIFQDADFAPSFVTDRPDPDLAPSCSHDVSRDSQGTPVQSFSNCSHTPEKFSPEVVLPLPKVAPRKRKGGRKTRKSAILTDTPEKKAIEEEFAKRGTPGLIKIKGNVSQTRMPAKSTPKRSLKRRSAECSSSEEESECFCLVCLESFSTSKPGEEWVRCLNCQLWSHFSCAKKSKMYISHNCQSDEISE; from the exons atgCGTAACTACAAAAGAAAAACCGACAAAGGAAAATATTCTATTGACATGTTGGAGAAAGCAGCTGAAGTTGTAAGAGAAGGAAGATCTGTTAGGCATGCTGCGAAAACGTACAACATCTGCCATGTGACACTTGGgaggtacataaaaaagaaaaacaaac GTTTAAATGCAGTCGATATTAATTTTCGAGAGGAGTGGAAACCTTTGGCTGGTTATTATGGGAACAGACAGGTATTTACACCTTTGCAAGAGATCGCTCTTGTTTCCTACATAAAAACAtgttctgacatatattttggaCTCACTCCACGTGATGTACGTCATCTTGCATTCTTATGTGGGAAGAAGTATAATGTTCCCATGCCAAACACATGGAGTGACAAAGAACTAGCAGGTGCAGATTGGCTCTCTTCCTTTTTAAAGCGCCACCCAGACCTTTCCATTCGGACTCCAGAGGCAACTAGTTTGGGAAGGGCTTCTAGTTTTAATCGTGCCaacgtttcaaaattttttgacaAACTCTCTGAAGTTTATGATCGCCATTCTTTCACAGCTAATGACATTTGGAATGTAGATGAGACCGGGGTCACTACTGTCCAGAATCCTTCAAAAATCGTAGCAAGAAAGGGGGTAAAACAAATTGGAGCAATGACATCATCTGAACGAGGGCAGTTAGTTACTCTAACTGTAGCAGTAAATGCTGCTGGAAATGCTATCCCTCCTATGTTTATTTTTCCTAGGGTAAGGTATTATGATCACTTCATCAGAGATGGTCCAACTGGATGTATAGgtgctgcaaataagtctggCTGGACTACGGAGGTAGAGTTCTTGCtttttcttaagcattttgtttcttgtattcgttCGAGCCCAGAGAAACCTATCCTCCTCCTTCTAGACAATCATCAGTCGCATTTAGCTCCTGACTGTTTAGATTTTGCCAAAGAAAATGGCATTGTAATGCTATCGTTCCCACCTCACTGCACTCATCGCCTTCAGCCACTTGATCGAAGTGCTTTTGCCCCACTCAAAAAACAGATCAATACGGCAATGGATGCATGGTTGAGGAACAACAAAACACCAGAGAGCACAGTTAAGCCTATGTCAATCTATGATATTCCCTCAATCTTAAAGATAGCTTTTCCCACTGCCACAACGCCAAGAAATATCCAACAAGGATTTGAGAAATGTGGAATACATCCTTATAATAGGGAAATATTTCAGGATGCCGATTTCGCTCCTTCGTTTGTGACAGACAGGCCTGATCCAGACTTAGCACCAAGTTGTTCACACGATGTGTCCAGGGATTCACAAGGAACACCAGTTCAATCATTTTCTAACTGTTCCCACACACCAGAGAAGTTTTCTCCAGAAGTGGTTCTACCTCTTCCTAAAGtcgctccaaggaaaaggaaaggaggaagaaagaccaggaaaagtgccattttgacgGATACTCCAGAGAAGAAAGCCATTGAAGAAGAATTTGCGAAACGAGGAACACCAGGCTTGATTAAGATAAAAGGGAATGTATCACAAACGCGCATGCCTGCAAAATCCACGCCCAAACGTTCTCTAAAACGAAGATCAGCAGAGTGCAGCTCATCAGAGGAAGAAAGCGAGTGCTTTTGTTTAGTGTGTTTGGAATCATTCTCTACAAGCAAACCAGGAGAGGAGTGGGTTCGTTGTCTAAACTGCCAGTTATGGTCGcatttttcttgtgcaaaaaaatctaaaatgtataTTAGTCATAATTGCCAATCAGATGAAATCTCTGAGTGA